One genomic window of Borreliella garinii includes the following:
- the flgC gene encoding flagellar basal body rod protein FlgC: MGLFSSINVASTGLTAQRLRIDVISNNIANVSTSRTPDGGPYRRQRIIFAPRVSNPYWKGPFIPDYLDNGIGQGVRVASIEKDKSPLKLKYDPTHPDSISFGDKKGYVELPNVNLVEEMVDMISASRAYEANSTVINSSKSMFRSALAILQN, translated from the coding sequence ATGGGATTGTTTTCAAGCATTAATGTAGCTTCAACGGGATTAACAGCACAAAGGTTGAGGATTGATGTTATTTCTAATAACATTGCAAATGTTTCTACTTCTAGAACTCCTGATGGTGGACCTTATAGAAGGCAAAGGATTATTTTTGCTCCAAGGGTTAGTAATCCTTATTGGAAAGGTCCTTTTATTCCAGATTATCTTGATAATGGTATTGGGCAAGGAGTTCGGGTTGCCAGCATTGAAAAAGATAAGTCTCCATTAAAGTTAAAATATGATCCAACTCATCCCGATTCAATAAGTTTTGGGGATAAAAAAGGCTATGTGGAGCTTCCTAATGTTAATTTAGTTGAAGAAATGGTAGATATGATTTCAGCTTCTCGTGCTTATGAGGCAAATTCTACTGTTATTAATAGTAGCAAGTCTATGTTTAGAAGTGCGTTAGCTATACTTCAAAACTAA
- the fliG gene encoding flagellar motor switch protein FliG, producing the protein MEEKKEKEILDVSALTGKQKAAILLVSIGSEISSKVFKYLSQEEIESLTFEIAKLETITSELKDNVLLEFKELMMAQEFIQKGGIDYARELLEKSLGTQKAVDIINNLGSALQSRPFEFVRRADPANILNFIQQEHPQTIALILSYLDPQKASFILSSLPTEVQTNVARRIALMDRTSPEVVREVERVLEKKLASLSSEDYTSAGGVDNVVEIINMADRKTEKFIIESLEEEDPELAEEIKKKMFVFEDIVLLDDRSIQRVLREIDGQELAKALKSVDIPVQEKIFKNMSKRAASMLKEDMEFLGPTRRKDVEESQQKIVSLIRKLEEQGEIVISRGGEEDVLV; encoded by the coding sequence ATGGAAGAAAAAAAAGAAAAGGAGATTCTTGATGTTTCTGCTTTAACAGGTAAGCAAAAGGCTGCTATTTTATTGGTTTCAATAGGTTCTGAAATCTCTTCTAAAGTGTTTAAGTATCTTTCTCAAGAAGAGATAGAGTCTTTGACATTTGAGATAGCAAAGCTTGAGACAATTACTTCTGAGCTTAAAGATAATGTTCTTTTAGAGTTTAAAGAATTAATGATGGCTCAAGAGTTTATTCAAAAAGGTGGAATTGATTATGCAAGAGAGCTTCTTGAAAAATCTCTTGGGACCCAAAAAGCAGTTGACATTATTAATAATTTGGGGTCTGCTTTACAGTCTAGACCTTTTGAATTTGTGAGAAGAGCAGATCCTGCAAATATTTTAAACTTTATTCAACAAGAACATCCTCAAACAATTGCCTTAATACTTTCATATCTTGATCCCCAAAAGGCATCTTTTATTCTTTCCAGTTTGCCTACAGAGGTGCAAACAAATGTTGCAAGGAGAATTGCATTAATGGATAGAACTTCTCCTGAAGTTGTAAGAGAGGTTGAGAGAGTTCTTGAAAAAAAACTGGCTTCTCTTTCTTCAGAAGATTACACATCAGCAGGAGGAGTTGACAATGTTGTTGAGATAATTAATATGGCTGATAGAAAGACCGAAAAGTTTATTATTGAATCTCTTGAAGAAGAAGATCCAGAGCTTGCAGAAGAAATTAAAAAGAAAATGTTTGTATTTGAGGATATAGTTTTGCTTGATGACAGATCTATACAAAGGGTTTTAAGAGAAATAGATGGTCAAGAGCTGGCAAAAGCTTTAAAATCTGTAGATATTCCTGTCCAAGAAAAAATTTTCAAAAACATGTCAAAAAGAGCAGCTTCAATGCTTAAGGAGGATATGGAATTTTTGGGACCTACTAGGCGAAAAGACGTTGAGGAATCCCAGCAAAAAATTGTTTCTCTTATTAGAAAGTTAGAAGAACAGG
- the flgB gene encoding flagellar basal body rod protein FlgB encodes MNDFERSIDFSHRYLDVLSLRQSVISDNIANVDTPNFKRSRISFESELEKAFSNKGKNDLSLIKSSDKHLSGLKNPEYSDVKPHRVLDHFSTMNNNGNNVDIDSEIKALVQNQMMYHLMTNVQAHYFKSINIVLK; translated from the coding sequence TTGAATGATTTTGAAAGATCTATAGATTTTTCACATAGGTATTTAGATGTTCTAAGTTTAAGACAAAGTGTTATTTCTGACAATATAGCAAATGTAGATACTCCAAATTTTAAAAGAAGTAGAATTTCTTTTGAGTCAGAGCTTGAAAAGGCTTTTTCAAATAAAGGTAAAAATGATCTAAGCCTAATTAAGTCTAGTGATAAGCATTTGTCTGGTCTTAAAAATCCAGAGTATTCAGATGTCAAGCCCCACAGAGTTCTTGATCATTTTTCAACTATGAATAATAATGGCAACAATGTTGATATTGATTCTGAGATTAAGGCACTTGTACAAAATCAAATGATGTATCATCTTATGACTAATGTTCAGGCGCATTATTTTAAAAGTATAAATATTGTATTAAAATAA
- the hslU gene encoding HslU--HslV peptidase ATPase subunit gives MNKLEEHYIVPKDVVAELDKYIIGQDEAKKLVSIALVNRYIRSRLPKEIKDEVMPKNIIMIGSTGIGKTEIARRLSKLIKAPFIKVEATKYTEVGYVGRDVESMVRDLMGIAVNMVKEEMYNTVRDDALLKTEERIVESLFKGSGNSENVDPNEIKAEEKVKEKLRKKLRAGELDNTIIEIQISSKMPFSTIEIFTGGNFEEIDMGIGGLLGNIFDRKKKRELKIKKAKEIILAEELEKLVDHENISDIAKSKVENMGIIFIDEIDKIAAKNRSGNDVSREGVQRDILPIIEGSKVNTKYGIVDTSHILFIAAGAFNLAKPSDLIPELQGRFPIKVELKSLSIDDLKKILKQTKNSLIKQYVAMFKVYNLDLKFSEEAIDRIAELTFNMNLENEDLGARRLHGVMERVLADLFFEVPGSKLKKFEINLDYVNKKIQINEQKDLNYYII, from the coding sequence ATGAATAAATTAGAAGAGCATTATATAGTTCCCAAAGATGTAGTTGCAGAACTTGATAAGTACATAATAGGTCAAGATGAAGCTAAAAAATTAGTATCAATTGCTCTTGTTAATAGATATATAAGGTCTAGACTTCCAAAAGAAATAAAAGATGAGGTAATGCCTAAAAATATTATTATGATTGGATCAACTGGCATTGGAAAGACTGAGATTGCAAGAAGACTTTCTAAGTTGATTAAAGCTCCTTTTATTAAAGTTGAAGCTACAAAATATACTGAGGTTGGATATGTTGGTCGCGATGTTGAATCTATGGTTAGAGATTTGATGGGCATTGCAGTTAATATGGTAAAAGAAGAGATGTATAACACTGTAAGAGATGATGCTTTACTAAAAACAGAAGAGAGAATAGTTGAAAGTCTTTTTAAAGGATCTGGCAATTCTGAGAATGTAGATCCAAATGAAATAAAGGCGGAGGAAAAGGTAAAAGAGAAGCTTAGAAAAAAGCTTAGAGCAGGTGAGCTTGATAATACTATTATTGAAATACAAATTTCTAGTAAAATGCCATTTTCTACAATAGAAATATTTACAGGTGGTAATTTTGAAGAGATTGATATGGGAATTGGTGGTTTGTTAGGCAATATATTTGATAGAAAAAAGAAAAGAGAATTGAAAATTAAAAAGGCAAAGGAAATAATTTTAGCAGAAGAGCTTGAAAAATTGGTCGATCACGAAAATATTTCAGATATTGCAAAATCTAAAGTTGAAAATATGGGAATTATTTTTATTGACGAGATTGATAAAATAGCTGCTAAGAATAGGAGTGGCAATGATGTATCTAGAGAAGGTGTTCAAAGAGATATTTTACCAATTATTGAAGGCTCTAAAGTTAATACAAAATATGGCATAGTTGATACTTCTCATATTTTATTTATTGCAGCAGGAGCATTTAATTTGGCTAAACCTTCTGATTTAATACCCGAGCTTCAAGGGAGATTTCCTATTAAGGTTGAGCTTAAGAGCCTAAGCATAGATGATTTGAAAAAAATTTTAAAACAAACAAAAAATTCTCTAATAAAGCAATATGTTGCGATGTTTAAGGTTTATAATTTAGATTTAAAGTTTAGTGAAGAGGCCATAGATAGAATTGCTGAGCTTACTTTTAATATGAATCTTGAGAATGAAGATCTTGGTGCCAGAAGACTTCACGGCGTTATGGAAAGAGTGCTTGCAGATCTTTTTTTTGAGGTACCTGGTAGTAAGTTAAAAAAATTTGAAATAAACTTGGACTATGTTAATAAAAAAATACAAATTAACGAACAAAAAGATTTAAATTATTATATAATTTAG
- the fliF gene encoding flagellar basal-body MS-ring/collar protein FliF, which produces MSNFFTNFFVSAKGIFKKASTVQKIALGLIIFFVILAFVFLIGFSTKSQSIALFGVEIKDQYLLDRISQRLDRENVKYFLSSDGRIYLDDEKLAKKMRAILVREELVPVHMDPWALFDIDRWTITDFERSINLRRSITRAVEQHIVALDDVDAVSVNLVMPEKALFKEAQEPVKASVRITPRPGSDIITNRKKVEGLVKLIQYAIEGLESDNIAIVDNSGTILNDFSNLDGIDRIDLAEKERKLKLKYEAMLRGEIDSALSKVLSIDRFMIARVNVKLDTSKETTESKEYAPIELQSQDPKASYNTRKVSDSTIISSQTQKKEYQGQGYSPWGPPGQEGNTPPEYQDLSDITGKYNESQEIKNVALNEKKSTSEKEPARIVGVSLGIFVDGIWNFVYDEKGDFVIENGMRKREYKPMALEEIKNIEDVLQSSFEYKPERGDSITVRNISFDRMNEFRKIDENYFASERFKYFLFIASVMFSLLILAFTIFFAISRELERRRRLREEELAKQAHLRRQQALMDGGDDIGVDDVVGGIREGDELQNNAELLAREKPEDVAKLIRTWLLKNA; this is translated from the coding sequence TTGAGCAATTTTTTTACTAATTTTTTTGTTTCAGCAAAAGGAATCTTCAAAAAAGCTAGTACGGTTCAGAAAATAGCCTTAGGATTGATTATTTTTTTTGTAATTCTTGCGTTTGTTTTTTTAATAGGCTTTTCTACTAAAAGTCAAAGCATTGCTCTTTTTGGAGTTGAGATTAAAGATCAATATCTCTTAGATAGGATATCGCAAAGACTTGACAGAGAAAATGTTAAGTATTTTTTGAGTTCTGATGGAAGAATTTATTTGGATGACGAAAAGCTTGCAAAAAAAATGAGAGCAATTCTTGTCAGAGAAGAGCTTGTGCCTGTTCATATGGATCCATGGGCCTTGTTTGATATTGATAGGTGGACCATTACTGATTTTGAAAGAAGTATTAACCTTAGAAGATCTATTACAAGAGCAGTTGAGCAGCATATTGTAGCTTTAGATGATGTTGATGCTGTTAGCGTAAATCTTGTTATGCCTGAGAAAGCTCTTTTTAAAGAAGCTCAAGAGCCCGTTAAGGCATCTGTTAGGATTACCCCAAGACCCGGTTCTGATATTATTACCAATAGAAAAAAAGTTGAAGGACTTGTTAAGCTTATTCAGTATGCCATTGAAGGTCTTGAATCTGACAATATTGCTATTGTTGATAATAGTGGGACTATTTTAAATGATTTTTCTAATTTAGATGGAATAGATAGAATAGACTTAGCAGAAAAAGAACGTAAATTAAAGCTTAAATATGAAGCTATGCTTAGAGGAGAAATCGACTCTGCATTAAGTAAGGTTTTATCTATTGATAGGTTTATGATAGCAAGGGTAAATGTAAAACTTGACACTTCAAAAGAAACTACAGAGTCTAAAGAGTATGCTCCTATTGAGCTTCAATCCCAAGACCCAAAAGCTTCTTATAATACTAGAAAAGTAAGCGATTCGACTATCATATCTTCTCAGACGCAAAAAAAAGAATATCAGGGGCAAGGATATAGTCCTTGGGGGCCTCCTGGGCAGGAAGGCAATACTCCTCCTGAATATCAAGATTTAAGCGATATTACCGGTAAATATAATGAGTCTCAAGAGATCAAAAATGTTGCTTTAAATGAAAAAAAATCTACAAGCGAAAAAGAGCCTGCTAGGATTGTGGGTGTTTCTCTTGGTATTTTCGTGGATGGTATTTGGAATTTTGTGTATGACGAGAAGGGAGATTTCGTAATAGAAAATGGAATGAGAAAAAGAGAATATAAGCCTATGGCCTTAGAAGAAATAAAAAATATTGAAGATGTTTTGCAAAGTTCTTTTGAATATAAGCCAGAAAGGGGCGATTCAATAACGGTTAGAAATATATCTTTTGATCGTATGAATGAATTTAGAAAAATAGATGAAAATTATTTTGCAAGTGAAAGGTTTAAATATTTTTTATTTATTGCAAGCGTGATGTTTTCACTATTAATTTTAGCATTTACAATATTTTTTGCTATTTCTAGAGAACTTGAGAGACGAAGACGTCTTAGAGAAGAGGAATTGGCAAAACAAGCACATTTAAGACGCCAACAAGCCTTAATGGATGGTGGTGACGATATTGGTGTTGATGATGTTGTTGGTGGGATTAGAGAAGGTGATGAGCTTCAAAACAATGCTGAGCTTTTAGCCAGAGAAAAGCCAGAAGATGTTGCAAAGCTTATAAGAACATGGCTTTTGAAAAATGCGTAG
- the fliE gene encoding flagellar hook-basal body complex protein FliE yields the protein MVRIDAFFTENNINLIKKSSLHFDVNLFNSKSSTKNNDAKTFKDVLINTITDINKSQLNVSKVMEQAVLRPSSVDVHDFAIALSKANMNLSILKAVVERGIKAYQDIINIR from the coding sequence TTGGTGAGAATAGATGCTTTTTTTACAGAGAATAATATTAATTTGATTAAGAAAAGTTCTTTGCATTTTGACGTGAATCTTTTTAATTCTAAAAGCAGTACCAAAAACAATGATGCTAAAACATTTAAGGATGTTTTAATAAATACGATTACTGATATCAACAAAAGCCAATTAAATGTTTCTAAAGTTATGGAACAAGCTGTTCTTAGGCCTAGTAGTGTTGATGTTCATGATTTTGCAATAGCGCTATCTAAGGCTAATATGAATTTAAGTATTTTAAAGGCTGTTGTTGAGAGAGGCATAAAGGCTTATCAAGATATAATTAATATTCGTTAA
- the hslV gene encoding ATP-dependent protease subunit HslV, with translation MGFKGTTVIAIKKNGKTVVAADGQVTFGHTVLKSNAIKIRKLLNGKILAGFAGSTSDAITLFEKFEEKIKAKGDGLIDIKRAAVDLAKDWRSDKILHKLEAMMLVADSKNILLISGTGDVVEPEEDVISIGSGGNYAYSAALAYMENKKLSAFEVALRSLKIAARVCIYTNSNIVLEEIENE, from the coding sequence ATGGGCTTTAAAGGAACCACAGTTATTGCAATAAAGAAAAATGGTAAGACTGTGGTGGCAGCAGATGGACAAGTAACTTTTGGACATACTGTTTTAAAGAGTAATGCTATTAAAATAAGAAAATTGCTTAATGGGAAAATTTTGGCAGGATTTGCAGGTTCGACATCCGATGCAATTACTCTTTTTGAAAAATTTGAAGAAAAAATCAAGGCAAAAGGTGATGGTTTGATTGATATTAAAAGGGCGGCTGTTGACCTTGCAAAAGATTGGCGTTCTGACAAAATACTTCATAAGCTTGAGGCTATGATGCTTGTTGCTGATTCTAAGAATATTCTTTTGATTTCTGGCACCGGTGATGTTGTTGAACCGGAAGAGGATGTTATTTCAATTGGTAGTGGTGGTAATTATGCATACTCAGCAGCTCTTGCTTATATGGAGAATAAAAAATTAAGTGCTTTTGAGGTTGCACTTAGATCTTTAAAAATAGCAGCAAGGGTATGTATATATACTAATTCTAACATTGTACTTGAGGAGATTGAAAATGAATAA